One Microbacterium marinum genomic window carries:
- a CDS encoding GNAT family N-acetyltransferase has protein sequence MTELRLVELSANTIVAVNTMSLKPGQEQFLAPTSYAVAGAVVNPATAWQRVVLDGDEVVGFVSANFDEDAAQEHFRSVLWRINVDADDQGRGVGRFAVARLLDEARDRGFDHVNVIYEAGDGGPEAFFRRVGFTPVDETEYGEVVAELRL, from the coding sequence ATGACGGAGCTGCGATTGGTCGAACTGTCCGCGAACACGATCGTGGCGGTCAACACGATGTCTCTGAAGCCGGGGCAGGAGCAGTTCCTCGCTCCGACGAGCTACGCGGTCGCTGGCGCCGTCGTCAATCCGGCGACAGCGTGGCAGCGCGTCGTCCTCGACGGCGACGAGGTCGTCGGGTTCGTCAGCGCGAATTTCGATGAGGATGCCGCGCAGGAGCACTTCCGCTCCGTCCTGTGGCGCATCAACGTCGACGCCGACGATCAGGGCCGCGGTGTAGGCCGATTCGCCGTCGCGCGGCTCCTCGATGAAGCACGCGACCGTGGCTTCGACCACGTCAACGTCATCTACGAAGCGGGCGACGGCGGACCCGAGGCCTTCTTCCGGCGTGTCGGATTCACGCCCGTGGACGAGACGGAGTACGGCGAGGTCGTCGCCGAGCTGCGCCTCTGA
- a CDS encoding NADP-dependent isocitrate dehydrogenase, with translation MSESTIIYTHTDEAPALATASFLPIVTAVASQAGIEIETRDISLGGRILAAFPQELTPEQQVGDALAELGGLATLPEANIIKLPNISASIPQLKAAIAELQSQGYDIPNYPDEATTVEEKDVRARYDRIKGSAVNPVLREGNSDRRAPLSVKNYARKHPHRNKPFAEGSKTRVATMGHDDFKSNERSTVLAADDVLTIQHVAEDGTVSTLKSGLKVLPGEIVDATFLSAAALDAFLAETIDAAKADDVLYSVHLKATMMKVSDPIIFGHVVKAFFADVFAQHGAALAAAGLTPNDGLGSILAGLGSVAGGAEIAAAFDAALQSGPRLSYVNSDKGITNLHVPSDVIVDASMPALVRNGGKLWGADGGEADTIAVIPDSSYAGVYQTVIEDVIAHGPLDPATIGTVPNVGLMAQAAEEYGSHDKTFEIASPGTVQIVDQAGTVLIEHTVAAGDIWRATQTKDVAIRDWVKLAVTRARATGSPAVFWLDANRAHDAQLIEKVHAYLADHDTDGLTIEILAPAEATQYSLDRIRKGEDTISVTGNVLRDYLTDLFPILEVGTSAKMLSIVPLLAGGGLFETGAGGSAPKHVQQLTSENYLRWDSLGEFFALAASFEHLAEVTGNAKAKVLADTLDAATGTFLENDKSPGRALGTIDNRGSHFYLATYWAQELAGQTADAELAAAFAPVAEALASNEDTIVAELLAVQGSPAEIGGYYRPDAKLVEAVMRPSQTLNAIVNGI, from the coding sequence GTGTCCGAGTCGACCATCATCTACACCCACACCGACGAGGCCCCGGCGCTCGCCACCGCCTCGTTCCTTCCCATCGTCACGGCCGTCGCCAGCCAGGCGGGGATCGAGATCGAGACCCGCGACATCTCGCTCGGCGGTCGCATCCTCGCGGCATTCCCACAGGAGCTCACGCCCGAGCAGCAGGTCGGCGACGCCCTCGCCGAGCTCGGCGGCCTCGCCACCCTGCCCGAGGCGAACATCATCAAGCTGCCGAACATCTCGGCATCCATCCCCCAGCTGAAGGCCGCCATCGCCGAACTCCAGTCGCAGGGTTACGACATCCCGAACTACCCGGACGAGGCGACCACGGTCGAGGAGAAAGACGTCCGCGCGCGGTACGACCGCATCAAGGGCTCCGCCGTGAACCCGGTCCTCCGTGAGGGCAACAGCGACCGGCGCGCGCCCCTGTCGGTGAAGAACTACGCGCGGAAGCACCCGCACCGCAACAAGCCGTTCGCCGAGGGGTCGAAGACCCGCGTCGCGACCATGGGGCACGACGACTTCAAGAGCAACGAGCGCTCGACCGTCCTCGCCGCCGACGACGTCCTCACGATCCAGCACGTGGCCGAGGACGGCACGGTGTCGACCCTCAAGAGCGGCCTGAAGGTGCTTCCCGGCGAGATCGTGGATGCCACGTTCCTCTCGGCCGCAGCCCTCGACGCCTTCCTGGCCGAGACGATCGACGCCGCGAAGGCCGATGACGTGCTGTACTCCGTGCACCTCAAGGCGACGATGATGAAGGTCTCCGACCCGATCATCTTCGGCCACGTCGTGAAGGCCTTCTTCGCCGACGTCTTCGCGCAGCACGGCGCCGCGCTCGCCGCCGCAGGCCTCACGCCGAACGACGGCCTCGGCTCGATCCTCGCCGGCCTCGGGTCGGTCGCGGGCGGCGCCGAGATCGCCGCCGCCTTCGATGCCGCACTGCAGAGCGGTCCCCGCCTCTCGTACGTCAACAGCGACAAGGGCATCACCAACCTGCACGTGCCCTCCGATGTCATCGTCGACGCGTCGATGCCGGCCCTCGTCCGCAACGGCGGCAAGCTGTGGGGCGCAGACGGCGGCGAAGCCGACACCATCGCGGTGATCCCCGACTCGTCGTACGCCGGCGTCTACCAGACGGTGATCGAGGACGTCATCGCGCACGGCCCGCTCGACCCCGCCACGATCGGCACCGTCCCGAACGTGGGCCTCATGGCGCAGGCCGCCGAGGAGTACGGCAGCCACGACAAGACGTTCGAGATCGCTTCCCCCGGCACGGTGCAGATCGTCGACCAGGCCGGCACCGTGCTCATCGAGCACACGGTGGCCGCCGGCGACATCTGGCGCGCGACGCAGACCAAGGACGTCGCGATCCGCGACTGGGTGAAGCTCGCCGTCACGCGCGCACGCGCGACCGGTTCGCCTGCCGTGTTCTGGCTCGACGCGAACCGCGCGCACGACGCGCAGCTCATCGAGAAGGTGCACGCGTACCTCGCCGATCACGACACCGACGGACTCACGATCGAGATCCTCGCGCCCGCCGAGGCGACGCAGTACTCGCTCGACCGCATCCGCAAGGGTGAGGACACGATCTCCGTCACCGGCAACGTGCTGCGCGACTACCTCACCGACCTCTTCCCGATCCTCGAGGTCGGCACGAGCGCCAAGATGCTCTCGATCGTTCCGCTGCTCGCCGGCGGCGGACTGTTCGAGACCGGCGCGGGCGGTTCCGCGCCGAAGCACGTGCAGCAGCTCACCTCAGAGAACTACCTGCGGTGGGACTCGCTCGGCGAGTTCTTCGCACTCGCGGCATCCTTCGAGCACCTCGCTGAGGTCACCGGCAACGCCAAGGCGAAGGTCCTGGCTGACACGCTGGATGCCGCCACGGGCACGTTCCTCGAGAACGACAAGTCGCCGGGGCGCGCCCTCGGGACGATCGACAACCGCGGCAGCCACTTCTACCTCGCCACCTACTGGGCGCAGGAGCTGGCCGGCCAGACCGCGGACGCCGAGCTGGCGGCGGCGTTCGCGCCGGTCGCCGAGGCGCTCGCCTCGAACGAGGACACGATCGTCGCGGAGCTGCTCGCCGTGCAGGGTTCGCCCGCCGAGATCGGCGGCTACTACCGCCCCGACGCGAAGCTCGTCGAAGCCGTGATGCGCCCCTCGCAGACCCTGAACGCGATCGTCAACGGGATCTGA
- a CDS encoding L,D-transpeptidase: MSEVITRQGADDQPAADAPDVRWAPAEPAPRRRHLGLKIGIPVAVVTAGAVAASLVLIAPGTAVAGASVGFQTPGMAADSISSHLAGLTISLGDGGPTVTGADLGASVDSAALADAAFGQSPMWNVGAWFSQLPGGTVTLDEGKATAALRDALPELYSEPTAAAVSFDGGAYTVTPAADGSGIDLAAVQTAIDAALAEGESAVTVPAEAVAVPSATTTEMAEATVATLADMIDTAGFYAGEERVVPVSAERLASWLTIGTDESGAFTITADAAAIQTTVDGLADKVNQDPVTAEILTSEAGTELVTVVEGQDGRVLGDTAGVARDYADQLATGDAAYALPIDVTPRETVTTTRLAEVDLGEQRLYLKENGKVIDTWLISSGRDGAVTFPGRYSIGWRTPLQDMTGTSRDTGTKYTQPDVPWVMYFNGNQAFHGAYWHNNFGNQMSAGCVNMPPNLAKKLYDWLPNGADVWIHA, encoded by the coding sequence ATGTCCGAAGTGATCACGCGGCAGGGTGCCGATGACCAGCCCGCAGCCGACGCACCTGATGTCCGTTGGGCACCGGCCGAGCCCGCGCCGCGCCGTCGCCACCTGGGCTTGAAGATCGGCATTCCCGTCGCGGTCGTCACCGCCGGTGCCGTCGCCGCGTCGCTCGTCCTGATCGCGCCCGGCACCGCTGTCGCCGGCGCGTCCGTCGGTTTCCAGACGCCCGGCATGGCCGCCGACAGCATTTCCTCGCATCTGGCGGGTCTGACGATCTCCCTCGGCGATGGTGGACCGACCGTCACCGGCGCCGACCTCGGCGCCTCGGTCGATTCCGCGGCCCTCGCCGACGCGGCGTTCGGCCAGAGCCCGATGTGGAACGTGGGCGCGTGGTTCTCCCAGCTGCCCGGCGGCACCGTCACGCTCGACGAGGGCAAGGCCACCGCCGCCCTCCGGGACGCGCTTCCCGAGCTCTACTCGGAGCCGACGGCTGCCGCCGTCTCGTTCGACGGCGGCGCCTACACGGTGACCCCCGCCGCCGACGGCAGCGGCATCGACCTCGCGGCCGTGCAGACCGCGATCGACGCGGCTCTCGCCGAGGGTGAGTCCGCCGTGACGGTCCCCGCCGAGGCGGTCGCGGTGCCCTCCGCCACCACGACCGAGATGGCCGAAGCCACCGTCGCCACGCTCGCCGACATGATCGACACCGCGGGCTTCTACGCCGGCGAGGAGCGGGTCGTGCCCGTCTCGGCCGAGCGCCTCGCGTCGTGGCTCACCATCGGCACCGACGAGTCGGGCGCCTTCACGATCACCGCCGACGCGGCCGCCATCCAGACGACCGTCGACGGGCTCGCCGACAAGGTGAACCAGGACCCCGTCACCGCCGAGATCCTCACCAGCGAGGCCGGCACCGAGCTCGTCACCGTCGTCGAGGGGCAGGACGGACGCGTTCTCGGCGACACCGCCGGCGTCGCCCGCGACTACGCCGACCAGCTGGCCACCGGCGATGCGGCCTATGCGCTGCCGATCGACGTCACGCCGCGCGAGACGGTCACGACGACCCGCCTGGCCGAAGTCGACCTCGGCGAGCAGCGCCTCTACCTGAAGGAGAACGGCAAGGTCATCGACACCTGGCTCATCTCCAGCGGTCGCGACGGCGCCGTGACCTTCCCCGGTCGCTACTCGATCGGCTGGCGGACCCCGCTCCAGGACATGACGGGCACCTCGCGCGACACCGGCACGAAGTACACCCAGCCCGACGTGCCCTGGGTCATGTACTTCAACGGCAACCAAGCGTTCCACGGCGCCTACTGGCACAACAACTTCGGCAACCAGATGAGCGCCGGGTGCGTCAACATGCCGCCGAATCTGGCCAAGAAGCTCTACGACTGGCTGCCCAACGGCGCCGACGTCTGGATCCACGCCTGA
- a CDS encoding glucosamine-6-phosphate deaminase codes for MAEVVIVESPAEAGALAADEIARLIIHRPDTVLGLATGSTPLPVYDALRDRLAGLDVSQVRGFALDEYVGIDPAHPESYRAVITREVVEPLGLDAARVQTPNGDLATIEHAGEDYERAIADAGGIDLQILGIGTSGHIGFNEPGSSFASRTRVKTLVEQTRRDNARFFASIDDVPMHCITQGLGTILEARHLVLLAFGAGKADAVARAVEGPVTSSLPGSAIQLHPHVTVIVDDAAASRLENGDYYRYAYANKPAWQGI; via the coding sequence ATGGCCGAGGTCGTCATCGTCGAGTCCCCTGCGGAGGCGGGCGCATTGGCCGCCGATGAGATCGCGCGACTCATCATCCATCGCCCCGACACGGTGCTGGGACTGGCGACCGGCTCGACGCCGCTGCCCGTCTACGACGCCCTCCGCGACCGGCTCGCAGGGCTGGACGTGTCGCAGGTGCGCGGCTTCGCCCTCGACGAGTACGTCGGCATCGACCCCGCCCATCCCGAGAGCTATCGGGCCGTCATCACCCGCGAGGTCGTCGAGCCGCTCGGCCTCGACGCTGCTCGGGTGCAGACGCCAAACGGCGACCTCGCGACCATCGAGCACGCGGGGGAGGACTACGAGCGCGCCATCGCCGACGCGGGCGGCATCGATCTGCAGATCCTCGGGATCGGCACGTCGGGCCACATCGGCTTCAACGAACCGGGATCCTCGTTCGCGTCGCGGACCCGGGTGAAGACCCTGGTCGAGCAGACCCGCCGCGACAACGCGCGCTTCTTCGCTTCCATCGACGACGTGCCGATGCACTGCATCACGCAGGGTCTCGGGACCATCCTCGAGGCCCGGCACCTCGTCCTGCTCGCCTTCGGTGCAGGCAAGGCCGACGCCGTCGCCCGCGCGGTGGAAGGGCCGGTGACCTCGTCTCTCCCCGGGTCGGCGATCCAGCTCCATCCCCACGTGACCGTCATCGTCGACGACGCGGCCGCATCGCGACTCGAGAACGGCGACTACTACCGCTATGCCTACGCCAACAAGCCCGCCTGGCAGGGCATCTGA
- a CDS encoding FAD-linked oxidase C-terminal domain-containing protein has protein sequence MSDVLGLLRAELGERVDTDPGSLDEARADKSGHRSPERGIAVVHAASVADVQATMRIAHRTGTPVVVRGAGTGLAGGANTGRGEIALSLRSMDRIVEVRADDLLAVVEPGILNAALNERLAAHGLWWAPDPASRDISTVGGNIATGAGGLLCAKYGVVRDAVLGLDVVLADGRLISVGHRSVKGVTGYDLTALMIGSEGTLGVVVGATLKLRRLVPGTTRTLTATFPDVRAAAVASAAVTASGAQPAIMELMDAESLAASHALLGLPSPLTGAAQLTVQTDGIAAADEQAAIAAVLTAAGGAVRLATDDAEAAQLWQVRRSMHPAMERLGTTLIEDVSVPRSALPAMFDEIARIETEFGVTIPTVCHAGDGNLHPNFVFEGAVVPGHIWDAADALFRAALALGGTLTGEHGIGVLKSRWLADELGADQDALQRGIKAVFDPTGILNPGKVFASQP, from the coding sequence GTGAGCGACGTCCTCGGCCTCCTCCGCGCAGAGCTCGGCGAGCGCGTCGACACCGATCCCGGCAGCCTCGACGAGGCCCGCGCAGACAAATCCGGCCACCGGTCCCCCGAGCGGGGCATCGCGGTGGTCCACGCGGCATCCGTCGCCGATGTCCAGGCCACGATGCGCATCGCGCATCGCACCGGGACCCCCGTCGTGGTGCGCGGTGCCGGTACCGGTCTCGCAGGCGGCGCGAATACCGGACGGGGCGAGATCGCACTCTCGCTGCGGAGCATGGACCGCATCGTCGAGGTGCGCGCCGACGACCTGCTGGCCGTGGTCGAACCCGGGATCCTCAACGCGGCGCTCAACGAGCGCCTTGCCGCGCACGGGCTCTGGTGGGCACCCGACCCTGCGAGCCGGGACATCTCCACGGTGGGCGGCAACATCGCGACAGGCGCGGGAGGCCTCCTCTGCGCGAAGTACGGCGTGGTCCGTGACGCCGTCCTCGGCCTCGACGTGGTGCTCGCCGACGGCCGCCTCATCTCGGTCGGTCACCGGAGCGTCAAGGGCGTCACCGGCTACGACCTGACAGCCCTCATGATCGGATCGGAGGGCACGCTGGGCGTCGTCGTCGGTGCGACGCTGAAGCTCCGCCGACTCGTCCCGGGCACGACGCGCACCCTGACCGCCACCTTCCCCGATGTGCGCGCGGCGGCGGTGGCGTCTGCGGCCGTGACCGCGTCGGGAGCACAGCCGGCGATCATGGAGCTGATGGACGCGGAGAGCCTCGCCGCCTCGCACGCCCTCCTGGGCCTGCCATCCCCGCTGACGGGTGCCGCGCAACTCACCGTGCAGACCGATGGGATCGCCGCCGCCGACGAACAGGCCGCCATCGCCGCAGTCCTCACCGCCGCCGGCGGCGCTGTCCGACTCGCGACGGACGACGCCGAGGCCGCCCAGCTGTGGCAGGTGCGCCGGTCCATGCATCCCGCGATGGAGCGCCTCGGGACCACCCTCATCGAGGACGTCTCCGTGCCGCGCAGCGCGCTCCCGGCGATGTTCGACGAGATCGCCCGGATCGAAACGGAGTTCGGCGTGACGATCCCCACGGTGTGCCATGCAGGCGACGGCAACCTCCATCCCAACTTCGTGTTCGAGGGCGCGGTCGTCCCCGGTCACATCTGGGATGCCGCCGACGCCCTCTTCCGCGCGGCGCTCGCCCTCGGCGGGACGCTCACCGGCGAGCACGGCATCGGCGTCCTGAAGAGCAGGTGGCTCGCCGATGAGCTCGGCGCCGACCAGGATGCGCTGCAGCGCGGCATCAAGGCGGTGTTCGACCCCACCGGCATCCTGAATCCGGGGAAGGTCTTCGCCTCTCAGCCCTGA
- a CDS encoding YrdB family protein codes for MTDLPTVRPEKPAEPLPAGTREPLSAIDVLSFLSALFAVGTLAFWGFTAWDAPWNIVVGIAAPLGALVLWGLVVSPRAVLRVHPFIRGLVELLIALSATIAWWSAGQAWIGLGYGVVAVIIGVIAGRKRLS; via the coding sequence ATGACAGACCTCCCCACGGTGCGCCCCGAGAAGCCCGCGGAACCCCTCCCCGCAGGAACCCGCGAGCCGCTGTCCGCGATTGACGTCCTGAGCTTCCTCTCGGCACTGTTCGCCGTCGGCACCCTCGCCTTCTGGGGATTCACCGCCTGGGACGCGCCGTGGAACATCGTGGTGGGCATCGCCGCGCCCCTCGGCGCGCTCGTCCTGTGGGGACTCGTCGTCTCCCCCCGCGCCGTGCTGCGCGTGCACCCCTTCATCCGCGGACTCGTCGAACTGCTCATCGCCCTCTCGGCGACGATCGCGTGGTGGAGTGCCGGTCAGGCGTGGATCGGCCTCGGATACGGCGTCGTCGCCGTCATCATCGGCGTCATCGCGGGGCGTAAGCGCCTGTCGTGA
- a CDS encoding ROK family transcriptional regulator yields the protein MPAASRVPRPARVRGTTGKILPEHARAHNRALVLQALFSDGAMSRADLSRETGLTRVTISDLVAALIDDGYIVERGVREASGPGKPAILVDLARDGHRIAGLDLSGTDRFVGAALTLDGEIVARHEVAVPSAADDLLPAIIELARAVVADAHAPVLGLGVGTPGVVDDRGVVLAAPGFGWSDLDLAGILTDALDLPVLVANDANAAVLAEHTFGGAGDDVILVRIGRGVGAGLLTGGQPLAGARFAAGEIGHVTVGTDGGPACACGKIGCLEAWLAVPALTARVAASDDPTGVLRDAGERLGIALAPIVGALDLSEIALSGPTDLLDGVLARSAAETVRTRTLATFHDELQVRMTEHSEDIVLRGAAVMVLSGRLGVS from the coding sequence ATGCCCGCCGCCTCTCGAGTTCCCCGACCCGCCCGCGTCCGCGGAACGACGGGAAAGATCCTTCCCGAGCATGCACGCGCCCACAACCGCGCCCTCGTCCTCCAGGCGCTCTTCTCCGACGGCGCGATGAGTCGCGCCGACCTCTCACGCGAGACCGGTTTGACGCGGGTCACCATCTCCGACCTGGTCGCCGCCCTCATCGATGATGGCTACATCGTCGAACGCGGCGTGCGCGAGGCGTCGGGCCCGGGCAAGCCGGCGATCCTCGTCGACCTCGCGCGCGACGGACACCGCATCGCCGGTCTCGACCTCTCGGGCACAGACCGGTTCGTGGGCGCCGCGCTCACCCTCGACGGCGAGATCGTCGCCCGTCACGAGGTCGCCGTCCCGAGCGCCGCCGACGACCTCCTTCCGGCGATCATCGAGCTCGCCCGCGCTGTCGTGGCCGACGCGCACGCTCCCGTCCTGGGGCTCGGCGTCGGCACCCCCGGCGTCGTGGACGACCGCGGTGTCGTCCTCGCCGCCCCCGGCTTCGGCTGGTCGGACCTCGACCTCGCCGGCATCCTGACCGATGCGCTCGACCTCCCGGTCCTCGTCGCCAACGACGCGAACGCCGCCGTCCTCGCCGAGCACACCTTCGGCGGAGCCGGCGACGACGTGATCCTCGTGCGCATCGGACGCGGTGTCGGTGCGGGCCTGCTCACCGGCGGGCAGCCGCTCGCCGGCGCGCGGTTCGCCGCCGGGGAGATCGGTCACGTCACCGTCGGGACCGACGGCGGTCCGGCCTGCGCGTGCGGCAAGATCGGCTGCCTGGAAGCGTGGCTCGCCGTTCCCGCTCTCACCGCGCGCGTCGCGGCGAGCGACGATCCCACGGGCGTCTTGCGCGACGCCGGCGAACGGCTCGGCATCGCGCTCGCTCCGATCGTCGGCGCGCTCGACCTGTCGGAGATCGCGCTCTCCGGCCCCACCGACCTGCTCGACGGCGTCCTGGCACGGTCCGCCGCCGAGACGGTGCGCACCCGCACGCTCGCCACGTTCCATGACGAGCTGCAGGTGCGGATGACGGAGCACAGCGAGGACATCGTCCTGCGCGGTGCGGCCGTCATGGTCCTGTCCGGCCGCCTCGGGGTGTCCTGA
- a CDS encoding sugar ABC transporter substrate-binding protein — MKKTLGALSLLGASALVLAGCSGGGTPAAESAETGDLTVWLVGTDTPQDARDYLKKTFEDENEGWTLTIEEKTWADTADNYVAALSSNDAPDLVEVGNTQAPGFIAQGLFSDISGLQEDLGGDDLLQSFVELGSEDGTLYAAPYYAGSRVVFYSPATYDGAVPTTLEEYVQAGVDATTDSKSGIYAPGKDWYNALPYVWANGGEIATLDGDQWTGGFSSEGGIAGLEMLQEVYENATIAPADGDEADPQVPFCAGEIGFLSAPAWVKWSILAPADAETAPGCPDEAGKDLKAFALPGTSAGEVAPVFAGGSNIAVAAKSDAQDKAQAALSIILSEGYQKILAENGLIPALASFAQYLPDDEITAEAAKAAASSKAVPASPNWAEVESSGVIKDALVKIAQGGDVTAIATELDGQIEAILNK; from the coding sequence ATGAAGAAGACCCTCGGAGCACTGTCGCTCCTCGGCGCCTCCGCCCTGGTCCTCGCCGGATGCTCCGGTGGGGGGACTCCCGCCGCGGAGAGCGCCGAGACCGGCGATCTGACCGTGTGGCTGGTCGGCACCGACACCCCGCAGGACGCCCGCGACTACCTCAAGAAGACCTTCGAGGATGAGAACGAGGGCTGGACGCTCACGATCGAAGAGAAGACCTGGGCCGACACCGCCGACAACTACGTGGCCGCGCTGTCGTCGAACGACGCGCCCGACCTCGTCGAGGTGGGCAACACGCAGGCGCCCGGCTTCATCGCGCAGGGTCTGTTCTCCGACATCTCCGGACTTCAGGAGGACCTCGGCGGCGACGACCTCCTGCAGAGCTTCGTGGAGCTCGGCTCCGAGGACGGCACCCTGTACGCGGCGCCGTACTACGCCGGCTCGCGCGTCGTCTTCTACTCGCCGGCCACTTACGACGGCGCCGTTCCCACCACGCTCGAGGAGTACGTCCAGGCGGGCGTGGACGCGACGACGGACAGCAAGTCCGGCATCTACGCGCCGGGGAAGGACTGGTACAACGCTCTTCCCTACGTGTGGGCGAACGGCGGCGAGATCGCGACGCTCGACGGCGACCAGTGGACGGGCGGGTTCTCGAGCGAGGGCGGCATCGCCGGACTCGAGATGCTCCAGGAGGTCTACGAGAACGCGACGATCGCCCCCGCCGACGGCGACGAAGCAGATCCGCAGGTCCCGTTCTGCGCGGGCGAGATCGGCTTCCTCTCCGCACCCGCGTGGGTGAAGTGGTCGATCCTCGCCCCCGCCGACGCCGAGACGGCCCCCGGCTGCCCCGACGAGGCAGGGAAGGACCTCAAGGCCTTCGCGCTTCCGGGCACCTCCGCAGGCGAGGTCGCACCCGTCTTCGCGGGCGGGTCGAACATCGCCGTCGCGGCGAAGTCGGACGCGCAGGACAAGGCGCAGGCTGCGCTGTCGATCATCCTCTCGGAGGGCTACCAGAAGATCCTCGCCGAGAACGGCCTGATCCCCGCGCTCGCCTCGTTCGCGCAGTACCTCCCCGACGACGAGATCACCGCGGAAGCCGCGAAGGCCGCCGCCTCCTCGAAGGCCGTCCCCGCCAGCCCGAACTGGGCTGAGGTGGAGTCCTCGGGCGTCATCAAGGACGCGCTCGTGAAGATCGCCCAGGGCGGCGACGTCACCGCGATCGCGACCGAGCTCGATGGCCAGATCGAGGCGATCCTCAACAAGTGA
- a CDS encoding carbohydrate ABC transporter permease, translated as MTGAPTAPPRRARPPRDALAENARDRSRRRRDAASALTLLAPSLVILGVMVGYPAVLMVVQSFTDYSIRNKIQGTLPGVVGFENYIAVFTQSDFPAVLGRSLGLMIVMTVLIVGLGSLVAVLMTRLSRGWRVLVSIGLLLAWAMPPLAATTVWGWIFDTQYGLVNWALNTVTGSTEFTNHSWLLNPWSFFLVLTIIVVWQGVPFAAFTLYAALGQVPGEVLEAASLDGATGLQRFRLVVFPYLRNVFTVVVVLQVIWNLRIFTQVYTLQQRGGLVSETNVLGTYIFRQGVGEFGVTSAIGVLMVILLLALSWGYVRTTLKEEEL; from the coding sequence ATGACCGGCGCCCCGACCGCACCACCCCGCCGCGCACGCCCCCCGCGCGACGCGCTCGCCGAGAACGCGCGCGACCGTTCCCGGCGTCGGAGGGATGCCGCCTCCGCCCTGACCCTGCTCGCCCCCTCGCTCGTGATCCTGGGCGTGATGGTGGGCTACCCGGCCGTGCTCATGGTCGTGCAGTCCTTCACCGACTACTCGATCCGCAACAAGATCCAGGGCACGTTGCCGGGCGTCGTCGGGTTCGAGAACTACATCGCCGTCTTCACCCAGTCCGACTTCCCGGCCGTGCTCGGGCGCAGCCTCGGCCTCATGATCGTGATGACCGTGCTGATCGTCGGTCTCGGTTCTCTCGTCGCCGTCCTCATGACCCGTCTCTCGCGGGGATGGCGCGTCCTCGTCTCGATCGGGCTCCTCCTGGCATGGGCGATGCCGCCGCTGGCCGCCACGACCGTCTGGGGGTGGATCTTCGACACCCAGTACGGCCTCGTCAACTGGGCGCTGAACACCGTGACCGGCTCCACCGAGTTCACGAACCACTCCTGGCTGCTGAACCCGTGGTCGTTCTTCCTGGTGCTGACGATCATCGTCGTCTGGCAGGGCGTCCCGTTCGCGGCGTTCACCCTTTACGCCGCGCTCGGCCAGGTGCCCGGAGAGGTCCTGGAAGCGGCATCCCTCGACGGCGCCACCGGACTCCAGCGCTTCCGCCTGGTCGTCTTCCCCTACCTGCGCAACGTCTTCACCGTCGTCGTCGTGCTGCAGGTCATCTGGAATCTGCGGATCTTCACCCAGGTCTACACGCTGCAGCAGCGCGGCGGCCTCGTGTCCGAGACCAACGTGCTCGGCACCTACATCTTCCGGCAGGGGGTGGGGGAGTTCGGCGTCACGAGCGCCATCGGCGTGCTGATGGTCATCCTGCTCCTCGCACTGTCGTGGGGATACGTCCGCACCACCCTCAAGGAGGAGGAGCTGTGA